The nucleotide window TCCTTTACAAGGAGGCTTAACTCACCTTTCATCGTATAAAACAAATCACCTTTTACACCTATTATATCCCCTCTTCCAACATATATAAAGAATTTATCATATTTTTCTTTAAGTTCGTCAACTCTCATATATAATTGCAATTTCTCACCTTCATCAAATATATCTACAAAGGATGCCTTTCCATGCCTTCTTATATTAGCGACGCGTCCTGCTGTAGATATGTTAAACATGAACGGCTCATGGGATTTATTACCTTGTGATTTGGCAATTAGCTTAATATCTTTAATCAGATGAGTTACTTCGTATTTATGAGGATATGGCTCAATGCCATTTTTTCTTAATTCTTCAACGATTTTTACTCTTCTTTCGTCCCAATTCATCAACAATTAGATAGGTCGGCAGAAATTAAAGCCTATCTTCTCTCTCGTTTAGATGTATGGGCCCGGCGGGACTCGAACCCGCGACCACTGGGTCTCTCCTCTCCAGATACACTTCATCCCCATAAAGGGTCTTAAGACCCAATGTCTAGCATTAATATCTGGAGCCCAGTACTCTACCTGGCTAAGCTACGGGCCCATTACTTAATATTAAGTATAACCAAAACAAAATAAGTTTAGTGCTACCTCTTCCTCGCCTTAAAAACTGAAAATCCACGCTACCAAATCCTAAATTTAGGAGAAAAGATTGGAAAGTCATACAATTACACCATAATTGAGGTTTACTCTTAAGATACTTTACACATCTAAGTTGATATTTGTCTTGATTCGATCCAGTACTCTGAATCAAAGTAGGCTATCCACAAATAGAGAGAATTAGCAAAAAGCCGTTCCCTTGCAAAACTCTCTTAAATTTATATTTAGTTTATTTTTCCATTGTTTAACTTCTTCAAAAATTATATTAAAATTATATAAGATCTGGATCTAGACATTTACGTAATGTCCTTTGAGGAGAATTTACCTTAACATTTACGATGTAAATAAATAAAAGAATTTTTCATAAATTATTATTTTTTATGTATAATACTTCAACCTTTATGATCAATACTAAACTCTTAGGCTGAAATTTTCCTTGTGCTCTCCATTATAGCTAGAAGATATTTTCACTTTTTAATCAAACCAAAGCTTTTACCTTTGATCACTTTTTATAATATATCATAAACCTTCTTAATCATCTTGTACTTGCATAAAAAGATAAAACAAATCTCTTTTTGAAGTATATATTTTTCCAAATAGTACGAAATCTAAGATCTAATACCCATTTTAATAGTAATAATTGCTTTACCAAGATAATTTACCTAAGGTTAAGCTCAGTAATAAGACTTATATGAAAAATTATGAAAAATAGAACTTTAAAAAACTTGACCTTCGCCTTAAGACTTCTACCTTTATCTCTATGGCGTTAAATTATGTTTAAATTAACTTGAAGTTTTACCTTTAATCTCGTTTACTCTCTTAATTATTTCATCAACTAGATCCTTAGCTTCGCCAGGCTCTAAGATAGCTGCAGATGCTGTGGCTACTTGTAAACCACAAGCTTCTCCTAAGGCTTTTTTAGAGGAAACATAAACATATGGTATTTTTTTCTCATCGCATAACAGTGGTAGGTGTGCAACTATTTCCTCTGGTTGTACATCTTCAGCAATAATTACTAATTTAGCTTGACCCCTTTCTACAGCCTTTGTTGTCTCATTGGTACCCTTCTTTATCTTTCCGCTTTCCTTAGCTTTTCTTACTGCTTCTAATACTTTATCTGCTAGGTCTTGTGGTACTTCAAACTTAACATAACTAGCTTTTGACATCGCGTTCATCCTCCTCTAGTTTCGTCACGCAAGTCTTTAGAAGTATTAGCAAAAAATAAAGTTTACTATAGGATAAGACAGAAAGCTTAGCACCTTAAGGTGAAGATAAGTATCTTTAAGACCTTTATTTTTATATGTGAGAATTTCCCACCTTTTGGTTTTTCTACGAGAGATATAATATCGAATCATTGGTAGGGATTCATTAACGAAATAAAGAAGAAATCAGTCGTGTGAGAATACAACACGTAGCATATTCTCATCTTTCCTATCTACTCTTACAAATCCAAATCGGTAAAATTGTACAATTTCGTCTATCTCCAAATCTGCTGCTATTTTTTCAGCATAACCATTTATCATTTTTATCTCATCTCTTTCCGCTTTCTCTACCATTACTGGTACTTTTTCATTTGATTTTACCCATTGAACTATCTTTGCATTGACTTTCTTAGCCTCGTCTAACGTTTTGCTGTGAAATATGAGCTTACGATTATGCTTATCAACTTTAACATTGCATAATTCCATTAACCTTAGTATACTATTATCTTCTGCATCGTTAGATTCTATCAAAATTTTATCTCCTGGATTGACAATAATAGTTCTATTCATTTCTTGTTTAGAGGGAATTAAAGGTATTTTAGCATTTAGTGATTCAGGT belongs to Saccharolobus solfataricus and includes:
- the rpl7ae gene encoding 50S ribosomal protein L7Ae; the encoded protein is MSKASYVKFEVPQDLADKVLEAVRKAKESGKIKKGTNETTKAVERGQAKLVIIAEDVQPEEIVAHLPLLCDEKKIPYVYVSSKKALGEACGLQVATASAAILEPGEAKDLVDEIIKRVNEIKGKTSS